One stretch of Planococcus sp. PAMC 21323 DNA includes these proteins:
- a CDS encoding laccase domain-containing protein has protein sequence MTLKVKVYENNEYFVSGMTLKDLAATEYNNMALHACENTEAVLSNRKKLAEYLNVSLDDFVCTQQTHSANFRRVTKHESVKNYV, from the coding sequence ATGACATTGAAAGTAAAAGTTTATGAAAACAACGAATATTTTGTATCTGGTATGACCTTAAAAGACTTAGCTGCAACCGAATATAATAATATGGCATTGCACGCTTGTGAAAATACGGAGGCAGTTTTATCAAATCGAAAAAAATTAGCGGAATATCTAAACGTTTCACTTGATGACTTTGTTTGCACACAACAAACACATAGTGCTAACTTTAGACGTGTTACAAAACACGAGAGCGTCAAGAATTATGTGTAA
- a CDS encoding IS256 family transposase, protein MTQFTTDIMQALVKKEDISEVFRKHLETAVNTLLQTELTAFLDYEKYDRIGFNSGNSRNGVYTRTLHTEYGDLELSMPRDRNGEFNQQTVAPYKRSNDTLEAFVIHMFQKGVTMSEISDLIEKMYGHHYTPQTISNMTKVMSEQVEAFKSRPLDQRYACVYLDATYISLKRDTVSKEAVYITVGIREDGSKEVLAYTVAPTESAFVWEEVLLDLKERGVEEVLLFISDGLKGITDRIFSVFPDAQYQACCVHLSRGIRHKVRVTNRKEILDDFKSVYRAENRELGEKALKVFVDKWKTAYPKVTKSLEANPYIFTFYSFPKSIWRSIYSTNLIESFNKNVKKYSKRKEQFPNEDSLDRFLVSQFEIYNQKFSTRCHIGFDQARAELAEMFKQS, encoded by the coding sequence ATGACTCAGTTTACAACAGATATTATGCAAGCTCTAGTAAAAAAAGAAGACATCTCCGAAGTTTTCCGTAAGCACCTGGAGACGGCGGTCAATACGCTCCTCCAAACAGAACTTACAGCTTTCCTGGATTACGAAAAATACGACCGCATCGGTTTCAATTCCGGCAACTCACGCAACGGTGTCTACACGCGGACACTCCATACGGAGTATGGGGATTTGGAGCTTTCGATGCCACGGGACCGGAACGGCGAATTCAACCAACAGACGGTCGCTCCGTACAAGCGCTCAAACGATACGCTGGAAGCCTTCGTTATTCATATGTTCCAAAAAGGCGTGACGATGTCCGAAATATCGGATTTGATCGAGAAGATGTACGGTCATCATTACACGCCACAAACCATTTCTAATATGACGAAAGTGATGAGCGAACAGGTCGAAGCGTTTAAATCTCGTCCATTAGATCAGCGCTATGCTTGCGTCTATCTCGATGCAACTTACATTTCTCTCAAGCGCGACACGGTCTCGAAGGAAGCTGTCTATATTACTGTTGGCATCCGAGAGGACGGCTCAAAAGAAGTGTTGGCCTATACAGTGGCCCCTACGGAATCCGCATTCGTTTGGGAAGAAGTCCTGTTGGACTTGAAAGAGCGCGGTGTCGAAGAGGTGCTTTTGTTTATCTCCGACGGCTTGAAAGGCATCACTGATCGCATCTTTTCGGTCTTTCCCGATGCTCAATATCAGGCGTGCTGCGTCCACCTGTCGCGTGGTATCCGACACAAAGTTCGCGTCACCAATCGCAAGGAAATTCTTGATGATTTCAAATCGGTCTATCGGGCAGAGAACCGGGAACTGGGTGAAAAAGCGTTGAAAGTCTTTGTCGATAAATGGAAAACGGCCTATCCCAAAGTGACGAAATCGTTGGAAGCGAATCCCTATATTTTCACCTTCTACAGTTTCCCAAAATCCATTTGGCGAAGCATCTATTCGACGAACCTGATCGAATCGTTCAACAAGAACGTAAAGAAATACAGCAAACGCAAGGAGCAATTTCCGAACGAAGATTCCTTAGATCGCTTCTTGGTTTCCCAATTTGAAATCTATAACCAGAAATTCTCCACCCGTTGCCATATCGGATTCGATCAAGCCCGTGCAGAGCTGGCTGAGATGTTCAAGCAATCTTAA
- a CDS encoding polyphenol oxidase family protein, with protein MLRSPKHDKGNGAYTIDNAFLDTDGLYTFDAGVMLCSFAADCVPVIIRDKKTGLVGVIHSGWQGTVKEITSKFLHQIIAVEYCNPADLEIQIAASISQQQFEVDSDVYLKFESLGYASEFMYFNPSTNKYHIDNQATVKRQCELSGIPSSQIQVDSTCTFLNSEGFSYRQDRKCGRHLIFAMNKKM; from the coding sequence ATTTTACGCTCTCCAAAACACGATAAAGGAAATGGCGCTTATACAATAGACAATGCTTTCTTAGACACAGATGGTTTATACACTTTCGATGCTGGAGTTATGTTGTGTAGCTTTGCGGCCGATTGTGTACCTGTCATTATTCGCGATAAAAAAACGGGCTTGGTTGGTGTCATTCACTCTGGATGGCAAGGCACTGTTAAAGAAATTACATCGAAATTTCTTCATCAGATAATCGCCGTTGAGTACTGTAATCCAGCTGACTTAGAAATTCAAATTGCCGCTTCTATTAGTCAACAGCAATTTGAAGTAGATTCCGATGTTTACCTAAAGTTTGAATCTTTAGGGTATGCTAGCGAATTTATGTATTTTAATCCATCTACGAATAAATACCATATCGACAATCAAGCAACTGTAAAGAGACAATGTGAACTTTCAGGAATTCCTTCTAGTCAGATTCAAGTTGACTCTACATGTACATTTTTAAATTCTGAAGGATTTTCGTATCGTCAAGACCGAAAATGTGGCAGGCATTTAATATTCGCAATGAATAAAAAAATGTAA
- the moaA gene encoding GTP 3',8-cyclase MoaA: MTINPVQDFFQRPIRDLRISVTDRCNFRCSYCMPKEVFGDDYAFLPKQELLSFEEIHRLTKVFVAMGVKKIRLTGGEPLMRRGLPELVKKILSVEGVEDIGLTTNGLLLGNQAQALFDAGLRRLNISLDALDPELFGKLNGRGIDPSHILKQIDFAQQVGFEIKINMVVQKDVNEHEILPMTAYFKERGITLRFIEFMDVGNDNGWSFKKVVSKKQILEKLQTVYQLEPVDKDYYGEVAKRYRFREGEGQVGFITSVSESFCSSCTRARLSSDGKFYTCLFATGHFDIRELIRSGLNDEELLEKISAVWERRDDRYSDERTELTAKNRNKIGMSYIGG; this comes from the coding sequence ATGACGATAAACCCAGTACAGGACTTTTTTCAACGTCCGATACGGGATTTGCGAATCTCGGTCACCGATCGCTGTAATTTCCGCTGCTCATACTGTATGCCTAAAGAAGTATTCGGGGATGATTACGCATTTCTTCCAAAGCAGGAGTTATTGTCATTTGAAGAAATACATCGCTTAACAAAAGTGTTTGTGGCGATGGGCGTCAAAAAAATTCGCTTAACCGGTGGGGAGCCATTAATGCGTAGAGGCTTGCCTGAGTTAGTTAAAAAAATCCTTTCAGTTGAGGGGGTAGAAGACATCGGCTTAACAACAAATGGGTTGCTGCTTGGAAATCAAGCGCAAGCATTATTTGATGCGGGACTTCGACGTTTGAATATTAGCTTAGATGCTTTAGATCCAGAATTGTTCGGGAAGTTAAATGGTAGAGGAATCGATCCTTCACATATTTTAAAACAAATTGATTTTGCCCAACAAGTTGGTTTTGAAATTAAAATCAATATGGTCGTGCAAAAAGACGTTAATGAACACGAAATTTTGCCAATGACAGCTTATTTTAAAGAACGTGGAATAACATTACGTTTCATCGAATTTATGGATGTTGGAAATGATAACGGCTGGAGTTTTAAAAAAGTAGTATCCAAAAAACAAATTCTTGAAAAATTGCAAACGGTGTATCAATTAGAGCCAGTAGATAAAGATTATTACGGGGAAGTAGCCAAACGTTATCGATTTAGAGAAGGAGAAGGACAAGTAGGATTTATAACGTCAGTATCCGAATCTTTCTGTTCTTCTTGTACACGTGCACGTTTGTCATCAGACGGCAAATTTTATACATGTCTATTCGCAACAGGGCATTTCGATATTCGCGAACTAATACGAAGTGGCTTAAACGATGAAGAATTACTTGAAAAAATTTCCGCCGTTTGGGAGCGCAGAGACGACCGTTACTCAGATGAACGAACCGAATTAACCGCAAAAAATCGCAACAAAATTGGCATGTCGTATATTGGTGGTTAA
- the mobA gene encoding molybdenum cofactor guanylyltransferase, translated as MTSTVGILLAGGLSRRFGSPKAFAVMEETFFYERAYRALIEVCDRVVIVSRAELIPCFPAKYKVITDLDWISGQGPLAGILSGMTTIPAEKYVVLPCDMPFIGSKEIGKLVTLASTTADITAVINDTEKIPLLSVWDSRIKEQLQTELENGQLRVMKFMDKVTTQWIETSTIHENPLVFRNLNYPQV; from the coding sequence TTGACTTCGACTGTAGGAATACTACTTGCAGGTGGTTTATCTCGTCGATTCGGTTCACCAAAGGCTTTTGCAGTTATGGAAGAGACATTTTTCTACGAACGCGCATATAGAGCTTTAATAGAAGTATGCGACCGTGTTGTTATTGTTTCAAGAGCAGAATTGATACCGTGTTTCCCAGCTAAATACAAAGTGATCACAGATCTTGACTGGATTTCAGGACAAGGTCCACTTGCTGGGATTTTGTCAGGTATGACTACGATACCTGCAGAAAAATACGTGGTCTTGCCGTGTGATATGCCCTTTATAGGATCTAAAGAAATTGGTAAACTTGTCACTTTAGCAAGTACAACTGCCGATATAACTGCTGTAATAAACGACACTGAAAAAATCCCGTTGCTGAGCGTTTGGGATAGTCGGATAAAAGAACAGCTCCAAACAGAACTAGAAAACGGACAATTACGAGTTATGAAATTCATGGATAAGGTGACAACTCAATGGATTGAGACATCAACAATTCATGAAAATCCGCTTGTTTTTCGTAATTTAAACTATCCGCAAGTTTAA
- the moaD gene encoding molybdopterin converting factor subunit 1 has protein sequence MISLRYFAGLKEQTGISEEQVDMSGKTVDELWQWATEKYPDFLSGAARIAINEEYALPTDVLESGDIVAFIPPVSGG, from the coding sequence ATGATCAGCTTACGCTATTTTGCAGGACTAAAAGAACAGACAGGCATCTCAGAAGAACAAGTCGATATGTCAGGTAAAACGGTTGATGAATTATGGCAATGGGCGACTGAAAAATACCCGGATTTTTTATCAGGTGCAGCACGTATTGCGATTAATGAAGAATATGCTTTACCGACAGATGTTCTAGAGTCAGGTGATATTGTTGCATTTATCCCACCGGTAAGTGGAGGTTGA
- a CDS encoding molybdenum cofactor biosynthesis protein MoaE, translating to MKAYEIVTTAIDPQLYADFVLRPEAGAVTLFTGHVREWTKGVRTMYLSYEAYIPMAEKKLAQIGEEIEQRWEGTKVAIAHRIGELQISDIAVVIAVSSPHRKSAYEANEYAIERIKEIVPIWKKEIWEDGEEWIGDQKKKPERGSL from the coding sequence ATGAAGGCTTATGAAATCGTAACAACTGCGATTGACCCGCAACTATATGCAGATTTTGTATTGAGACCAGAAGCAGGTGCGGTAACTTTGTTTACAGGACATGTTCGTGAATGGACAAAAGGTGTGCGGACAATGTATTTATCGTATGAAGCGTATATACCTATGGCTGAGAAAAAATTAGCACAAATAGGCGAGGAAATAGAACAGCGTTGGGAAGGTACGAAAGTTGCTATTGCCCACCGTATTGGTGAACTACAAATTAGTGATATTGCAGTAGTTATTGCTGTATCATCGCCGCATCGAAAATCTGCATATGAAGCAAATGAGTATGCCATAGAGCGAATTAAAGAAATTGTGCCCATTTGGAAAAAGGAAATTTGGGAAGACGGAGAAGAATGGATTGGCGACCAGAAGAAAAAACCGGAAAGGGGATCATTATGA
- the mobB gene encoding molybdopterin-guanine dinucleotide biosynthesis protein B — translation MKVLQIVGYKNSGKTTLILQLLKLAKSRGKKVSTIKHHGHGGALHMPDAKTDSMRQFEEGADCSIAYGGGVIQMHQQKQNATLDDLILLSAVSNPDLVLVEGFKESHYAKIVLLHSEEDWVTLQKLKHIELVVSPEALELDKAYVNLQNDSKQIGDWFINWMDGDNHEGL, via the coding sequence GTGAAAGTACTGCAAATAGTAGGCTATAAAAATAGCGGTAAAACGACATTAATTTTGCAATTACTAAAACTTGCAAAAAGTAGAGGGAAAAAAGTTTCCACAATCAAGCATCATGGTCATGGAGGGGCACTGCATATGCCTGATGCTAAAACTGATAGCATGCGACAATTTGAAGAAGGTGCAGATTGTTCAATTGCATATGGTGGTGGAGTAATACAAATGCACCAGCAAAAACAAAATGCGACATTGGACGATTTAATCTTACTTTCTGCAGTTAGCAATCCGGATTTGGTTTTAGTGGAAGGTTTTAAAGAATCTCATTATGCAAAAATTGTATTACTCCATTCTGAAGAGGATTGGGTCACGTTACAAAAGCTTAAACATATCGAATTAGTTGTTTCACCAGAAGCATTAGAACTGGACAAAGCCTATGTGAATCTGCAGAATGACAGTAAGCAAATAGGGGATTGGTTTATTAACTGGATGGATGGTGACAATCATGAAGGCTTATGA
- a CDS encoding molybdopterin molybdotransferase MoeA — MVEKRIPLAVVEAVKKVVENAFPIGIETVDLEESYGCILAEPIVASSDVPPFDRSPYDGYAIRSIDSRGATGDTRIAFKVIDHIGAGEVSSKKLQAFEAIRIMTGAQLPEGADAIVMFEQTKEIDDGITIRKSFMPLENVSLQGEDLRKEEVVIDSGSFINPGTIALLATFGYSKVRVAKQPIVGILSTGTELLAVEDDLVPGKIRNSNGPMIVAQLKRMGLGCKMYGMSVDNLEESYRIVKKAAEENDCLITTGGVSVGDFDFLPAIYEKLGAQVLFNKVAMRPGSVTTIALINNRLLFGLSGNPSACFTGFELFTRPALLKMMGAQKIYMPHTTAVLGEDFTKANPFTRFVRAIYDGQTASPAGFNKSNAVSSIARGNALIVLPGGSRGYQTGDAVDVLLLGSEEGSDRWKV, encoded by the coding sequence ATGGTCGAAAAACGGATTCCGCTAGCTGTTGTAGAAGCGGTAAAAAAAGTAGTAGAAAACGCTTTTCCAATTGGTATTGAAACAGTAGATTTAGAAGAAAGTTATGGCTGTATTTTAGCAGAACCAATCGTTGCGTCGAGTGATGTGCCACCTTTTGATCGTTCTCCTTATGATGGATATGCGATTCGTTCGATAGATTCCAGAGGTGCAACGGGTGATACTCGAATCGCCTTTAAAGTCATAGATCATATTGGTGCAGGGGAAGTATCGTCAAAAAAATTGCAAGCATTTGAGGCCATCCGTATTATGACAGGAGCGCAACTTCCAGAGGGAGCAGATGCAATAGTTATGTTCGAACAAACGAAAGAAATTGATGATGGCATAACCATTCGAAAATCTTTCATGCCTCTCGAAAACGTATCTTTGCAAGGTGAAGATCTGCGGAAAGAAGAAGTGGTAATTGACAGTGGAAGTTTTATCAACCCTGGAACGATCGCATTACTCGCGACTTTTGGTTATTCAAAAGTAAGGGTAGCAAAACAACCAATAGTGGGCATTCTATCAACTGGTACAGAATTGTTAGCGGTAGAAGATGATTTAGTGCCAGGAAAAATACGAAATAGCAACGGACCTATGATCGTCGCTCAGTTAAAGCGAATGGGTTTGGGTTGTAAAATGTATGGAATGTCAGTCGATAATTTGGAAGAAAGCTATCGGATTGTAAAAAAAGCAGCTGAGGAAAATGATTGTCTTATTACAACGGGCGGTGTTTCCGTCGGTGATTTTGATTTTCTTCCAGCTATCTACGAAAAGCTTGGAGCACAAGTGTTATTCAATAAAGTCGCCATGCGTCCGGGCAGTGTAACGACAATTGCATTGATAAATAATCGGCTACTGTTTGGTTTATCCGGCAATCCATCTGCTTGTTTTACAGGATTCGAATTATTTACACGTCCAGCACTTTTAAAAATGATGGGGGCGCAAAAAATATATATGCCACACACGACTGCAGTATTAGGAGAAGACTTTACGAAAGCCAATCCATTTACTCGATTTGTTCGGGCGATTTATGATGGACAGACAGCATCACCTGCCGGGTTTAACAAATCTAATGCTGTGTCCTCAATAGCTCGAGGCAATGCATTAATTGTATTGCCAGGCGGCTCGCGAGGCTATCAAACAGGAGATGCTGTAGATGTCTTGCTGCTTGGTTCAGAAGAAGGTTCCGATAGGTGGAAAGTGTGA
- a CDS encoding L-lactate MFS transporter, translated as MKKKPKNRWLIALSAVGIHISIGSVYAWSNFTNPLIEQFGWTTSQVQLTFSIAILFLGLSAAFFGSFVEKYGPRKAGLVAAMFFGTGIIGSGFAVSASSLPLLYVFYGALGGIGLGIGYIAPVSTLVKWFPDRRGLATGLAIMGFGFAAAISSPIMEKLITTVGVEQTFYTLGAAYLIIMVLSSLYLEKPQEGWSPAGFEEKVSSGKVERKIDLSQLTANEAIKTKRFYYLWFMLFINVTCGIAILSAAKPMAIDSIGMTTVQAAALVGVLGIFNGLGRLGWATISDYIGRPNTYTAFFVIQIALFAMLPFTTNAIFFQIMLAIIYTCYGGGFASIPAYIADIFGTKQLGAIHGYILTAWAAAGLAGPLFAAYMKDKTGSYESSLIFFAGLFVVALVISLIIRLDIRRLRTKNAEMAVSNNAEVVSD; from the coding sequence ATGAAAAAGAAACCAAAAAACAGATGGCTGATTGCATTATCTGCAGTGGGGATTCATATATCAATCGGATCTGTTTATGCATGGAGCAATTTTACAAACCCCCTAATCGAGCAATTTGGTTGGACAACGAGTCAAGTGCAATTGACTTTTAGTATTGCCATCCTGTTTCTAGGATTATCTGCTGCCTTTTTTGGTAGTTTTGTTGAAAAGTACGGTCCGCGAAAAGCAGGACTTGTCGCAGCCATGTTTTTTGGTACTGGAATTATCGGATCAGGATTTGCAGTAAGCGCTTCCTCTTTACCCTTACTCTACGTGTTTTACGGAGCGCTCGGAGGAATCGGACTTGGAATCGGTTATATCGCTCCGGTTTCAACTTTAGTAAAATGGTTTCCTGACCGTCGTGGCCTAGCAACAGGTCTGGCGATTATGGGCTTTGGGTTTGCAGCTGCGATTAGTAGCCCAATTATGGAAAAGCTTATTACGACTGTAGGAGTCGAACAAACTTTTTATACATTAGGTGCTGCGTATTTAATTATTATGGTGCTATCGTCTCTATATCTTGAAAAACCGCAAGAAGGATGGTCACCGGCTGGCTTTGAAGAAAAAGTTAGCAGCGGCAAAGTCGAACGAAAAATAGATTTGTCTCAGTTGACTGCAAATGAAGCTATCAAAACAAAACGATTTTACTATTTATGGTTTATGTTATTTATTAATGTCACATGCGGAATTGCGATATTATCAGCTGCGAAACCAATGGCAATTGACAGCATTGGCATGACAACCGTTCAAGCAGCAGCATTAGTTGGTGTTTTAGGGATTTTTAATGGTCTTGGTCGACTTGGTTGGGCGACAATTTCCGATTACATCGGACGTCCAAACACTTATACAGCATTTTTTGTTATCCAAATTGCGTTGTTTGCAATGTTGCCTTTTACAACAAATGCAATCTTTTTCCAAATCATGCTAGCGATCATTTACACTTGCTACGGCGGTGGATTTGCTTCGATTCCAGCTTATATTGCTGACATTTTCGGCACAAAACAGCTGGGAGCAATTCACGGCTATATTTTAACGGCATGGGCTGCAGCTGGTCTTGCAGGACCATTGTTTGCAGCTTACATGAAGGATAAAACGGGTAGTTACGAGAGCAGTCTTATTTTCTTTGCAGGTCTGTTTGTAGTAGCACTTGTAATATCACTAATTATTCGACTTGATATTCGCAGACTTCGAACTAAAAATGCAGAAATGGCAGTATCAAACAATGCTGAAGTCGTTAGCGACTAA